The genomic stretch CTACGTTGTATTTTGTAAAAGTTCCATTCGATTCACTTCGGTACTCAGGGAACGAATTGAGATAATTACCTCACCAGGATCTGGTGGGGTTTTTTTATGCCCTGACACAAGTTGGTGTTTTGAATGAGTCGATTAGGTTATGTTGCTGCGAATGGGGGATGGGATTCTGATGGGTCGAGTGGGATACTCGATAAAACCAAAGAATTTTAAGTATAGATTCCTCGGTAGTTTTTTGTATTGAATTTCACTAAAATGGATTTGATTTAATTGGTAATATAAAATTTGGTTTTGAATTATCTAATTTTTTAAATTCATAAAATCGAATGAAAATTGATCCAGTCTTTAAATTATTATTTTTATGATAATAAATTAACCAGAATTTGTTAATATAACTAGGCAATTTCTATGGGAAAACAGGTCGTAATCTTTAGTTTTATATTCTTATTTATTACATTCTAAAATTGTAAATATCAAATAGGCTGTAACCCGGGAGACGCAGCAATCATTTGTGGTATTGAGAATGAATACGTAAAGAGTCTTGCAAATTCAGCCAATAGAAGTTTAAATTCTCCTGAAAATTCTCTAACTCCTTTATCTACTTATTCATTTTCTGGAGACTGGAACTGTGGTTTAAATTGCCAAGATGTTTTTGAAATCGTTGTATTAGCCAACTGGAATTATAGTTTTACAGTATCAAGTGTAACAAATTTTTGACTATTATGATGGTCATTAATGGCAGCAGCGATTCCATTAAATGGAACGAAACTTTTTAATGGCGTTATGAATGATACAATGTGTTTAGGCCATGATTTAGGAGAAAACAGAACTTATTCTACTTCTACATTAGGGAAATATCAACAAACAATTGGTAGAAATTACGGAGCTAGCTCCGGTAATAAATGAACATGTGATTTCTCAATAACAATCTCGCCATCCGGTCCTTTGTTTATAGTCATTCAAATTCAGAATGATATAGCATCTAGTCATACGACTACTAATTAACCTTAGTTGTAATTTGAGGTATTTACGTTATTTAATTTCAAAAGAATTATTTAGGCAGCAGCTAAAGATTTCAATTTGATTCAATAAACATAGAATTCAAAGTAACTGCTGGCCTTCTTTCCATTATTTTCTCCCATAATATATAACAAAACAGAAGCCATTTCCAACATTTATTACTGAACCGTTAAGGTGCCTAATTGAGAGGTTGAAAATGTTAATCCAGAGTTTCCCCCGTACCCATCTAGATCACAATATGTCTCTCGTGCAACACCCGTTATCTTTACCCTCCCCACATATTTATACGTCCCTGGGATTGCCGGAGCTGTGATAAATGAATAATATTCATGGTTATTCGCACAGTTTAAACAAGAGGAATTGTATGATGCAGAAAAAAATGTCCAGTTTTGAGGTTCCGTCATTGGATTTGAATTATTGGGTCCATATCCTACTTGTAATTGAACTCGAGAATCAGCCGCTTGAGGGAATATATTCGTAACATTGGTATGATAAAATTGAATATAGATCGCATTGGAAGCATTGGCAGTTGTGCTTCTTGTTAAAGTTAAAGAAGTTGGCCACTGAATGATACAATAATCCACTAACGTCAGGTTTGATGGAGTTTGGTATGTTTCTGTACCTAAATCACTTTCTCCGTAAGCAGCTGTTAATGTGATGTTAATGTAATAGATCGTATCATTATTAAGTCCTGTTAAAACGATTGGAGAAGTCGTTCCTGATACACTGGAGTTTGATTTTGTGACTCCCGAAATGGTATTGTAATACACTTTATATCCTGTTGCTCCAGATACGGTCGCAAAGTTTACGGTTAATTGACCAGATCCAACTCCAATTGATGAAATGACAGGGGGACCAACATAAAAATTTTGAGTACTGACATTACTACTGTTCTTTGCTAGATCTATTGCTCGATACTTTACTTGTATACTACCATTCGAAAGGGCAAATGCAGAGCTGTAAACAGATCCATTTGTAACGGTACCATTGGAATCAAATGTAGGATCTGTGCCGTTTAAAGTATAGATGATTTTATCACACCCAGTTCCACCAGTATCAGAACAACTGAGTTGTAGTTGTGTACCCGAGTTAAAAGGACCTGAACCAGATGGTGAAGTGATACTTACAATTGGAGCTGTTGTATCCTTATTCGTTGTACGTGTCGTAAAACCAAAACTACCGACTAAATTTGAAACACAAATTCGGATCGTGTTATCTCCTTCAATGAAATGTGAATTCGCAACAGTGGTACTGATGTCTGTGGTCGCAAGTGCCGAACCTGTAACATTGGAATTTCCTGAACCATTGCTTAATGCAGTTCCCGTTGAACAGCTGCTACCTCCAATCCGAATTTGGTAGTTCCCCGCTTTTGTGCTTTGCCAATTGAGACTTACGTTATTAATTCCATTGACTGCTGATGTGGAAGAGTTAACTGTAATGGTTGCTACTTGGCTATCGACAGTGTAAGTTTGCGAATTGATAGTCGAGAGGTTTCCAGCTTTGTCGCGAGCAACAAACTTAGTATAAGTGACGGAAGAATCGGACATATCAATGGCAGAGTTATACAATGTACCATTCGTAATGTTTCCCGTAGACCCTTGGATTGTGGGATTGGCTGGTGCACTTCCCACTTGAGTAGTGTAAGCAATTTTATCACATCCAGATCCGCCAACATCAGTACAGCTAGCTGTAACTGAAGTAGCCGAACTATAATTCCCTGAACTTGGAGAAGTCGATACAATTGGTGCCGTGTCGTCTCTTTGTAGAGAAAAAGAAATAAATCCAACCAAACCATTGGATCCAGTTACACAAATTCGGTAGGATTTTGTTCCTTCGCCAGAAAAATGAGTATAAGAGCGAATAAACGTTATGTCCTGATTGGCAGAAGCTGATCCAGTTGCTAAGCTTGTTCCTGAACAAGCATTTCCTTCGTAAATAACATATGAGCCAGAACGATTTGATTGCCATGTTGCAGTCGAAGATTGAATACCATTAGCAAATGAAGTTACTGCTAATGAAGATTGACTCACTAATGTTAAAGCTGGTACCGATGTATCAATTGTATAATTGAATTGAATAGTAGAAGACAAATTACCATTCATATCTCGACAAAAGGCTTTTAAAGTTCGACTCCCTTCAAAGGACAGGTTAACAGATTTTGAGGGAGGAGAAACGATGGTTCCAACCTTCGATTGGAAATTGGGTGTAGAACCATCTAAAGTATAAATTATGTTTCCTGGTGCAAAATTGTCAGTGCATGTTAAAGTAGTTGTTTGTGAGGTTGAATAAGTTCCTGAAGACAATGAGCTAGTGAGAGTAGGGGGAGTTGTATCACCAAGAATCTGCGCCACCAAAGTATCATTAGTCGTTCCATCTCCGTCTGTATCAAAACCAATCAGATTTCCGCTGGAATCTACGATTGCTAACACTGGACTTCCAGTTCCACCAGGTCCCGATGTAAGAAAAGTAGGAGGATTAGGATTGATATAATAATCAGCAATTCCATCTCCGTTTGTATCTACGGCATCAGGGATACTATCTGCATTCGTATCAATGAGGATCAAATTCGGAACACCGTTACCCGTGAGATCAATACCATCGGAAATTCCGTTGCCGTCCGAATCGACGAGTGTTCCAGAGAATGTACCGTTACCTGATAGGTCAACGACGGTTCCTGGTTCTACATTGACTGGTGCAGCGGAACGACCTCCCAAGCCAAGTAGAAGGCCCATGGCACTTGAGTTTGAACTATTGTTAGGTATCAAAATACAATACTGGAATAAACATATAAGTAGGAGGGAAAGGTAATTAAGAGTTTTCGTATAGATTCGCATGATTTTTTCCAGATTGTATTCTGTTTGATTACAACATATGGAAGTCTCATAATCACCTTCTAGTTGAAATTCACAGCTTACGAAAAAAAATTCCAAAATACCGTTAAAAACGTTCCAGAATCGCAATAAAAACGTTAAAAACGGTGACCCTTAGTCATTTAATTTCGCTATTCTATTAAGTTTGTCTAAATTTAGTTTTTCCCTATTTTTTTTGTTCTGCTCTAACGGGTATTTGAATGTGGTAATACGATAGGTTCTTCAAATGCGTTATCTATGCAGTTTATAGAAAGAATCTTAAATGGAAGAAGCATTACATTCAATTTTTGTATCCATTTGATTTGCATCTAGTTGAAATTGTTTCATTTACGATATTTGGAAAAATACCTACAAATACCGAACCTTCAAAATCTAGTTTTAGAAGGTTCGACTTATCTTTAGTTGTAAGCTAAGCAGAGTTATTTGTTGAGAAGTTCTTTTAGGTGGTCTTCATATTCTAAAATATGTGGTTTGTATACTTTTACCTTTAACGGATCAGGGATCCCTGCTTTTTGTAAATCAAATGTTCCATTTTCTTCTTTTCCCCACCATGCACCAAAATGTTCGTATCGGTCTGAGTAAGTTTGATTATCTACTAACTTCAGTTTGTTGTCATATAATAAGAATTTAGTTTCTGTTTGAATACTGTTCCAACATGGGAATGTGCCAATTGATAAGATACAGAGATGAGCAGTGATTAGGGTACGACCCACATTTCCCATACTTTCGTCGAATGCTGGTCCATGGATCGCAATTAAATAATAATCTACGTCTCTCTTTTTTAAAGCAAAGATAGTTTTTTCATCAACTTTTTTAATTTCGATCATTTTTGAGATTTCTTGAAGTCCCGATAATTTCACTCTTTCTAAATAAGTCATCGCAACGTCTTTAGAAGCTTCTGGAGATACACTAGAATCGATGCCTGAACTTGGTATCATTTCAATCGGTTTCCCAATTGTCATGACAGAAACAGTTGGATGATTATAATCTAATGTAGCCGTAGTGGTTCGAGTCCTGCCGGAAGTGATCGTTGAGTATTGATAAGGGAAAAAACCAACTAATGCAATTTTCAATTTAGGATTAAACTCAATGGCTTTTTGAGAATATTCGCGAACAAGAACGATATTTTTACAGGATAAAAATGTAAAAAGAACAATTAAACTAACAAAACTAACACGTAACATAAAAATCTCCCGCTATATTCATTGTAATTTTCACACGAAAGTCAATGTTTTTTTAACAAAGTTTCAATCTTGAATTTTAGAATATTGCAAAAATAGTATTTTGAAAAAATCAAATTTGAAAACAAAACTGAACAATCAGAATCCTATTTTGCGCGGAGTTCAAAGATCACTTTTTCCGAAGAATCCAATTCATAACGAGTGGAACCTGCGGTTGCATTGATGATGCGTTTCGCTGGGATGTTCTTTTCTCGTAAGATTTGAAAAATTGCTAAGGAACGGTTGATTCCAAATTGTTCGTGTAACGGATCTTCCTCTTCTGTACCAGGAAAGGGTGCAACAAAGTTGATGATGACAATTTCATATTCAGGGTATTCAATTGCAAAACTACGCGCAAGAGCGTCCAATTTTGCTCGGCCTTCTATATGGATCCGAGTTGTTCTGGGTTCAAATAGTTCGCTTGCGAGAAAAGAAAACGTTCTGATTCGAGGAGGTGATTCAATGGTCTGAGTTTTATCAAGGGTTTGTTCAACTGAAATAACTTTCGATTCTTCATTGGCAGAACCAATTGAAAATTGTTTTCCAAATCCAAGGCTCACAAAATTTTCTTCAAAATTCCCGCGGTTTCGGAATGTATTCACTTGGGGTTTAAAATCCACTATGTAAGTATTTGTCGTTAATGCTTCGAAAAATAAGAAATAGGACGATGCAAAATGAAATCGTAATCCTAGGCCGGCAAAAAAACGTTCCACTTTTCCACCTGACTGGCGTTCGTTTCCTAAACCTCCACCAAATCGAATATAGGGATCAAAAACAGAATTGGGAAAAAAATGGATTCCAAAATCCAAATTTCCGGTTGTGATCGAAGAAATTCTTCGGTCTTTTCGAATTAAAAACGAAAGTAATTCGGATGAAAATAAATTATCATTATATGAACTGGAGGGAAATTGACGTTGTATTTGGCTTGCATTTAACAGAACAAACGTAGGTTCTATTTGGCGTAAATTTGATGCTTCAATCGACTGGTAAACACCCGTTAGTCCAACAGAAAGGTATTTGAAAAAAGCATATTGGACACCCACTTCTCCCAAATGACTATTCAAACGGACTTGGTCAGAGTTAAAATCAGTAAGAAGATAATAGGCAATTGTCCTAGTTTCTGCACTTAGGCCATCACGATAAGCCAGATATGTAGGGAAATTATATGTTTCGGCAAAACGTTCTAAACTTCCAGAAGACATTCCCAGACCATACGATCCAGAACCAAATAACATGAGATTGCCTTTCTGAAACCCTTCGGCAGACAATAATTGGGGAATTAAAAATAAAAAAAGCCACTTACATTTCCACATGCGGTTATACTTCAGAAATCCTTTACTTTTCTCAACTTATTTTTTTAAAGAGGAAAAAAATAGAACATAACAGCAGATACGTCATCAAAATGAATGGCAATCAATTCATTGGTTTCAAGTTTGTTTTTTGCGAAAGGGATCGTAAGGGCGCGTTAGCGGTCGCTATGAGCGACCAAAGCCCTGGAGAGCCCGACCCCAAATGATTGTGGAATGATGGTTTGTGTAAGTCTTGATTTTAGGATAGGAAATCATATTTTGGGGGTTCGTCCAAAATTTTATCTCTCTCTATTGAATAGATGGACAGGAGTTTTTTGTTCAAAATAACATAACATATGTTAATTTTTTATTACATCAACAGTGTATGTTTTTGACTGGAATGGTCGGAAAAAAATACTTTTGGAATGAATAATTCTTTTCAATCCTTTCTTTCGAAACTAAATTCGTTTAGAAAACAAAGGGGAAAGAATGGATCAACATACATCGGACCACATATCCTATCTCAAAATTCGCATTACAAAATTGAAAGAGAACCCAGCTCTCAATCATGAACAAATCAAAGCGTATGAGAAGGTTTTGGACATCGCAAACGGTTCTTCTGATTATGCAGAGTAACCAAACAATTGGGTAATGACTCCGATTTATTTTCCATTGCCAAAAGTGAGCAGATGGATCGGTACCGATCCATGAAACAATTATATGAAGAATTTGGTTTGGAAGAGTATGCATTTTTCTATTCAAAACGAGAAGAAATGGCTCTTGGTTGTAAAAGTTATGCAGAACTCGCAACGAAACTTCCCCAAACCTTATCACCAGTCACTGAAACGGAAGCAAATGAGAAAATCAATCAATCCGTAATTGTATTACAGTTACTCTTTCAAATCAACACACTTGCTAATCTTTCCCATCAAAAAGAAAAAGCCAAACAAACGAAACAAGAATATTTGAAATTAAAAGAATTAGATCCTAATTTTAGATTTGATTCTTATTTTCAGAATCCTTATCGATTGCTAAATCCATTTACAAAATCACAATTGAATCGATTGGTTCAAATAATAGAAACAATACTAGGTGAGGAATTGTAATGGAACCAGCACTAAAAGATTTAATTGATTCCTATCGAACTGGACTAAAAAGCTATTTTGATTCATTGCCTGAAGATAACAAAGAAGTTCTGAATGCAAAAAAATTATTGTCTGAAATGGAAACACTTGCTGAATCAAGTAAAGATTATTCTGCTTTCATGGCTGAAGCGCAAAATAGAAACTATTTCACAGAAATTATTGGATACTATTCTAAATTAGGAAATGAGGCTTACCAATTAAAACCTAAATCGAATCGT from Leptospira ellinghausenii encodes the following:
- a CDS encoding chitobiase/beta-hexosaminidase C-terminal domain-containing protein; this translates as MRIYTKTLNYLSLLLICLFQYCILIPNNSSNSSAMGLLLGLGGRSAAPVNVEPGTVVDLSGNGTFSGTLVDSDGNGISDGIDLTGNGVPNLILIDTNADSIPDAVDTNGDGIADYYINPNPPTFLTSGPGGTGSPVLAIVDSSGNLIGFDTDGDGTTNDTLVAQILGDTTPPTLTSSLSSGTYSTSQTTTLTCTDNFAPGNIIYTLDGSTPNFQSKVGTIVSPPSKSVNLSFEGSRTLKAFCRDMNGNLSSTIQFNYTIDTSVPALTLVSQSSLAVTSFANGIQSSTATWQSNRSGSYVIYEGNACSGTSLATGSASANQDITFIRSYTHFSGEGTKSYRICVTGSNGLVGFISFSLQRDDTAPIVSTSPSSGNYSSATSVTASCTDVGGSGCDKIAYTTQVGSAPANPTIQGSTGNITNGTLYNSAIDMSDSSVTYTKFVARDKAGNLSTINSQTYTVDSQVATITVNSSTSAVNGINNVSLNWQSTKAGNYQIRIGGSSCSTGTALSNGSGNSNVTGSALATTDISTTVANSHFIEGDNTIRICVSNLVGSFGFTTRTTNKDTTAPIVSITSPSGSGPFNSGTQLQLSCSDTGGTGCDKIIYTLNGTDPTFDSNGTVTNGSVYSSAFALSNGSIQVKYRAIDLAKNSSNVSTQNFYVGPPVISSIGVGSGQLTVNFATVSGATGYKVYYNTISGVTKSNSSVSGTTSPIVLTGLNNDTIYYINITLTAAYGESDLGTETYQTPSNLTLVDYCIIQWPTSLTLTRSTTANASNAIYIQFYHTNVTNIFPQAADSRVQLQVGYGPNNSNPMTEPQNWTFFSASYNSSCLNCANNHEYYSFITAPAIPGTYKYVGRVKITGVARETYCDLDGYGGNSGLTFSTSQLGTLTVQ
- a CDS encoding Lp29 family lipoprotein, which translates into the protein MLRVSFVSLIVLFTFLSCKNIVLVREYSQKAIEFNPKLKIALVGFFPYQYSTITSGRTRTTTATLDYNHPTVSVMTIGKPIEMIPSSGIDSSVSPEASKDVAMTYLERVKLSGLQEISKMIEIKKVDEKTIFALKKRDVDYYLIAIHGPAFDESMGNVGRTLITAHLCILSIGTFPCWNSIQTETKFLLYDNKLKLVDNQTYSDRYEHFGAWWGKEENGTFDLQKAGIPDPLKVKVYKPHILEYEDHLKELLNK